The nucleotide window GAGAATACATCAGCAGTTTACTGATTCCGAACTTATTGGAAAATCTACTGACAAGTACAGAACAGGCAGCAAACATAAAAAGTGGAATAGAAGTCAGTAAACTCACCTGAAAATTGTCCAGATGCAAGGCATCTCTTACTTCTCCCAACACAGGCGCAACTGCAACAATTGGGGAGCGGAGATTGCTGGAAATCAATATAACTACCAGAACATTAATGATCAATAAAACATACGAATCATTCTTTTTTACTTCATTCTTCATCATAACTAAAACTTTTGTGCAAAATTAGTATAGTAATTTTGTTTAACTTTGCCAAAGTTTTAACCTGAAACGACATGAACACAAACGACAGTATAAAAATTGATGAACTGAAGAAGCCTTATTTCGTCTGGTTTGAAGAAAACTGGGTTCATGATGATGTTTTTCATCACCATCAGAAAGGACAGCTGGTCTATGTGGAAAGCGGCTTCCAGTATATCACTATTGAAGAAAAAATTTATCTTCTTCCGCAGAATCACGCTGTATGGATTCCTCCGAATGCTGTTCACAAAACTAATTCCCATTCTGAAAAAATTAAGCTGATGATAATGTTTGCAGATATCAGTACGGACAATCCTTTTTATCATGAGATCAGTGTATTTTCCGTTCCTCCGGTTTTAAAAGAAATGATTAAATATTCCGAGAAATGGTCAAAGCTGATGATTTCAGATTATAATGAAACCCTTTTTCTGAAAACATTGTTTAATGAACTCCCTCAGTTTGTAAAACATTCCCTGACCCTTCACATCTGTCTTCCAAAAGACAAGCGCCTTACCAAAGTCATAGAACATCTTCACAGCCATTACCTGAATGAAATCAAGATGGAAGATCTCAGTGATGCAGCTTTTCTTTCCTTCCGTACCCTGGAACGAATTTTCAAAAAAGAAACAGGACTTACTTTAAGCAAATACCAGCAGATGCTTCGTATCATTAAAAGTCTGGAATTGTTAAGTTCGGGAACGCTTACAATTTCAGAAACAGCCTATGAAGTAGGGTATAAGAGTGTTCAGGCATTCACCAGAAGCTTTCAGGCGGTGATGCAGTTCAGGCCAACAGATTTTATTAAGACCATTCAATAGTTCCTATTTTATAAAAAGCATCAATATTTAAAAAAGGGAATTATTAACATTGCAAAACTTCACGCATTCCTTTATTTAAAAGAAATCAGCTCTATTAAAAAAAGAAATATTTCACATTTCAATTATTTTTCCACTTCAATAGATAATATTCAATTATGATGCAATTGAAAATAAAAAGGTCTCCACGAATGGAGACCTTAAAAAAACACAAATGATGAAAAAAAATTATTTCGATTCACAAATATAAGCAAAAATTATATTATGCAAAACATTGTAAGCGCATTTTTTTTAAAAATTATTTATTTTATATAAAAAAGATTAATAAAAAGCAAAGATAGGCAAAACGGTTAACCCCGTTATTATACAATGCTTTATAAAAGTGTAGTCTTTTTTGAGAACTCTCTGTCCGATAGGTTTTGGGCTGGAAAATACAAAGTTAGGTTCCTAAATCGTTACCAATTCAGTCGGTAACTACCCAAATCTAACTGATTATATTTCAGTCTTTTGCACCCCTTTTTACGTTTCCTTGTAACTCAATGTAATTTAATTTTAAACATTAAACATTGTGGTTATGGAACAGACAAAAAGGTCAACGTTTAAATTGCTTTTCTACCTGAAAAAGAACGAACCAAAAAAGAATGGTAATGCTCCGATTATGGCACGTATTACCATTGACGGAGTGCCTAAAACTTTCGGAACAAAGTTAGAAATTAACGCTGATAATTGGGATTTAAAATTCGGTAGAGTTTTAGGCAAAAGTGCAGAAGCATTAAAAGTAAACAAGAAATTAGACAACATTCGAGGTCGTATTGATACGATTTATGAAGATATGCTCAAACACGAGGGCTTTGCCACTTCGCAGAAAGTGAAGCTCTCCTTTTTGGGTGTTGGTGTAATGGACGATGCTATCCTAAAAGTTTTCAACGACCAAAACGAACAATTTAAAAAATTGGTCGAAAAGGAAGAACGTTCAGAGGGTACTTACAATAAGTACATCACAGTTTACAATCATCTTTCCAACTTCATAGAGTTACGGTATCATCGTGACGATATGGCTTTTCGTGAATTGAATAACGATTTTATCCGTGAGTTTGATTTTTACCTCCGCTATGATTTACAGTTAAGCCATAATACTATTTGGGTGTACACAATGCCTGTTTTGGCTTTGGCGGAGTTAGCGATTAAAAAAGGGCTGATACGTGATTATCCTTTTGAGGATTACGAAATCAGTATGGAGGAAACCGACCGAGGTTACATATTGAAAGAGGACGTTGAGAAACTAATGCTTAGTAAGCCTCCGCACAAACGGTATGAAGTTGTAAAAGACCTGTTTATTTTCAGTTGTTTTACAGGGCTTGCGTATGCAGATATTAAGAAATTAAAAAGGAGCAATATACAATCATTCTTTGACGGGCATCAATGGATTATCAGCCGTAGAAAGAAATCAGACGTTGCTTCCAATGTTCGTCTAATGGATATTCCAAAACGTATCATTGAAAAGTATATCGGCACTACCCGTAATGAGTTTATATTCCCTATCCCAACCAATGCGACTTGTAATAAGCACGTCGCTAAGTTGATTGAAAATGCAGAAATTATTACGGAGCAAAAAGTAACTTTCCACACGGCAAGGCATACTTTCGGAACAATGTTTTTGACCGAGGGCGTACCTCTCGAAAGTCTTAGCAAAATGATGGGGCATAAAAATATATCTACTACACAAATTTATGCGAAGATTACCAGCCAAAAAATCAGTAAGGATATGGATTTGGTAACTCCGAAATTTAAAGCAATGGAAGAAGCATTTTTAATGGCTATCTAATTAAATTCATAAACATTTTTTTGAACAGAGCTTAACGGCTCTGTTTTTTTTTGCCTCAATTTTTTATACCCAAAGCACATTTACCACCCTTTCTAATCCCCTCGCAGTAAAAGAGCTTTCGGCTATATCTGAAACAGAAATTTGAAAAACGTCCCTCCGCTCATTCCACTTTTCGACATTTTTAAAATCCCTATCAGCGTGGCTTTGGAAGCCACCTAACTAAAAAAAACATTTATCAATTAAGGGAAATAGAAGTGTTATTTCAATTCAAGACAGACCATCTTCTAATGCAATTTTCTCGGCTTCCACATTTTTTTTATTCAAAGAAGCCTGTATGCACTATTGTCCCATTTCAAGAGCAAAGGTATTTCCGTGTTCTTAACGCCGCCAAAAGGTCAAGCAAGTTTGGAAAAAAATCTCCACCCGTTGGGTAGTATTTGTTTTCCAAAACCTTGTGTCGCCTAAACACGAACCTTTAATGCTCGTGAAACGAAACATAGCATACTCCGGCTCTTTGGACGAATAAAAAAAATGTCAGTTATGAAAATTATAAGCATTGAAAATGGTAATGAAACGAAACAGCACCTCCTCTCATTACCGAATAAATCAAAAAAAATTAAATCAAATATCAATCACTAAAAATCAGAAAAAATGAACATCACAGGCAGACTGACAAGAAATGCGGAAGTACGCACATTGTCGAACGAAAAACAGGTAGTAAACTTTTCCGTAGCGGTAAATGACGGCTACAAAAACAGACAGGGCGAATGGGTAGAGCAAACGGCTTACTTCGATTGTGCCTATTGGATTAGTGCAAACGTGGCAAGGCTACTGACAAAAGGCACTTTGGTAGAACTCACAGGACGTGTAAGCACAAGAGCGTGGACAGGCAAAGACGGAGAAGCGAGAGCAGGTTTGAATTTCCATACCTCACAAATCAAATTGCACGGCGGAGGAAACAGAGCCGAAACCGTACAGGCTACTGCACAATATGAAAACAACGGATTTACAGCAGAGGGAACAGAGGACGACCTACCATTCTAAAAATAAGTATTCAATCAATTTTTTAAACATCAAAATTTTATCAAAATGGCACACAATCTAAATTTCAACGAGAGAACAGGAAAGTACAGTTTCTTTACAGTACAGCAAAAAGCGTGGCACGGTTTGGGGCAACTCGTAGAGCAATATCCGACAAGCGAGGAAGCAATCAAACACGCAGGGTTAGATTACGAAGTTGTAAAATCCCCACTATTTACCAAAGGTTCGGGATTTATTGAAACTGCACAGGGTATTGAGTTAGGCAGTACCGAATTGGAAGTACCTAACTATTTCGCCAACATTCGCACCGATAATAATGCAGTATTGGGCGTAGTCGGGAAAGATTACCATATCGTACAAAACCGTGAAGCGTTCAATTTCTTTGATGCTATCGTAGGCGGTGGGGACGGTATTTTATACGAAACCGCAGGAGCATTGGGCAAAGGGGAACGCATTTTTATTACAGCCAAATTACCCGATTATATCCGTGTAGGTAATGGCGATGATGTTACAGAAAAATACATCTTCCTAACCACAAGCCACGACGGAAGCGGAAGTATTACCGCAGCGTTTACGCCTATCCGTATCGTATGCCAAAATACCTTAAACGCAAGTTTGCGGAATATGACAAATGTAGTGCGTATCAAACACACTTCGGGAGCAAAACAACGTATCGAGAACGCCCACAAGATTATGGGATTAGCCAACACGTTGAGCGACCAATTACAGGGCATTTTCAACGATTGGGCAAAGGTAAGGGTATCAGACCGAGAGGTTAAAAAGTTGATACAGTTAGCACTTTGCCCGAATAAAGAAACCCTTGATTTACTCCAAAAAGGTGCGGAAGATGAAGTTTCCACCGTGTTCAAAAATACCGTTAATGACGCTTTTGAATATGCAATGATGAGCGACACACAGCAAATGGAAACTACAAAGGGTACACTATTCGGAGCGTACAATGCTGTTACAGATGCGCCCGTACTGGATGTGCAATAAATATACCTGTAGCGAGGTATTAGGCGAGTGTTCTTTGAAGCCTATCATCAACCGACTTATCTGGAAGGGAAACTGGACAGGGAGTGTAGCATGTCGGTGAATCCAAAAAGTCAACCAGTTGTCAGGTTGCGACTGAATTGGGAAGATGAAATGAATAGATATGAGGATAAAATCGAATCTGATTGAATGATGATCCGAGTGGCAACGGCACTAGCATTGACGTAAGGCAACTAAAATCGTCACTCTGATAGTACCCACTTCTCGCCTGTTTGGAAGTAGGGCATGAACAGACTATCGGCACGACTACAATAAGTAGTAAAGGATAAGTCATATCCGACAATCTAATCGAGCTATGTTATTGCACTTCTAAACGGGGATTGACCTAAATCGGAAAGCCACTGGCGTGGCTATGAGAGCAGTCTCTGAATATCCGACATGGCAACGGAGCCTCCGTAGTAGTCCGAGCAGGGGAAAGCCCTGTACATGGCGAAGGGAGGCAGCTAATATTTTTAATACAAATAAAGGAAAATGTGAGAGACATTATGAGAAATCCAGAATCTGTATTAAACAGTCTATCGAAGCATAGTAGAATTTCAGGTTACAAATTTGAAAGGCTCTATCGCATTCTTTTCAATGTGGAAATGTACTACACTGCTTACCAAAAGATCTATGCTAAAGCAGGAAACATGACCAAAGGCTCAAATGATACCACAATTGACGGTATGAGCTTACAACGGATTGAAAAGCTAATTGATACTATCAGAGATGAAACGTATCAGCCCAATCCATCACGAAGGGTTTATATAGCCAAGAAAAATGGTCAGAAACGCCCTTTAGGTATTCCGTCTTTTGACGATAAATTGGTGCAGGAGGTTATTCGGATGATACTTGAAGCCATATTCGAGAAGCAGTTTGAATATAGCTCTCACGGTTTCAGACCTCAGAGGAGTTGCCATACTGCACTGGTACAGGTCAAAAAGACTTTTAGCGGCGCAGCATGGTTCATTGAAGGGGACATTAAAGGTTTCTTCGATAATATCAATCATGAGGTACTGCTGAACATCTTACGGGAACGGATAACAGATGACAGGTTCATCAGACTTATACGGAAGTTCCTTAATGCGGGATACATTGAAGATTGGGTCTATCACAGAACTTACAGTGGAACTCCACAAGGTGGTATTATAAGCCCCATACTGGCAAATATCTACCTTGATAAACTGGATAAGTACATGAAAGATTATGCTACAAGGTTCGACAAGGGAAAGAGGCGACAAATTACAAAGATTGCCAAGAATAATGTATACCGAAAATCCTATCTGCTCGGGAAATTGAAACTTGAAAAAGATGAAAATGAGAGAGTGCTCCTGAAAAAGGAGATTAGAATGCTTGAGATAAAAAGACTTTCTATCGAACGCTGCAACGAAATGGATGCAAACTACAGGCGATTGAAATATGTGAGGTACGCAGATGACTTTATAATAGGTGTCATCGGTTCAAAAGACGAATGCAAGCTCATTAAAGAGGATATTAAAAACTTCTTAAATGAAAAATTAAAGCTGTCTCTTTCAGACGAAAAGACACTGATTACCCATTCAAAGAAACCTGCAATATTCCTCGGTTATGAAATCACTGTCCAAAGGTCTGACTTGCGCATGAGAGACAAGAATGGCTTTTTAAAGAAAGCCCACAACAAACGAGTTATGCTAAGGGTGTCCCGTTCAACCATACTGAAAAAATTACTCTACTACCGTCGGGTACAGGTAAAATATCACAATGGTAAAGAAGTCTGGAAACCATTGCATAGAGGTTCACTTATAAATAACGATGACCTCGAAATCTTAACAAGATACAACTCTGAAGTACGGGGCTTTTACAATTACTATTCATTAGTGAACAATCTCAAACAGATTAATCACTTTGGTTATATCATGGAATACAGCCTGTACCGAACCTTTGCGGCCAAGTACAAGTCATCTGTACATAAAATCCTCAACAAATACATGCATGACAAGGACTTTACTGTATTCTATAAAAACAAAAAGGGCAAAACTCTCAAACGTGTATTCTATAACAAAGGTTTCAAAAGAAACACCGAAGCTATTAAAGACAACAAGGTGGATAACCACCCAGATGTATACTTCACAAGGTCTATTACAAGCTTGATTGACAGATTGAAAGCAGAGAAATGCGAGTTATGTGAGGCAAATGGACAATTGGAAATGCACCACATCAGGAAAATGAAAGATGTCGAGGGCAAGCAACCTTGGGAGTTGGTCATGATGGCAAGAAGAAGGAAAACACTGGCGGTCTGTCACGATTGCCATAGAAAAATCCACAACGGTGAATAGACTGCATATATTATGTGGAGAGCCGTATACAGCGAGAGTTGTACGTACGGTTCGGGGGAGAGTTCAGGGAAACCTACCGATAGTAATATCGATAAGGCGTCAGGAGCTTATCCCACGCTACTTTCAGAATGTACGCAAGTACAGTAATGACGAAGCCAAGTTGCAAAGTATCGTGTTAGGAGGTACTGCCCAACTGAAATCACAGAAAGCGTTTGACCTATGTACGGAGTTTTCAAAGGACGGTGCGGAAATCCTCAATCTTAATTAAATAACCATAGGCTACTGCCTTAATCGGTAGTAGCCTACTAAAAAATTGAATTATGAAAGCGACAACAATAGAGGAAGCCAAAAATTTGGCAAGAGCCAAGAGCCTTGAAAAGAAGCACAAAAACGAAAGCGTATTTATTATTTACTGCAATCGTACAGAGCATTTTTATATAGACACGGACGGTTTAGTACGCCTTTGGGAAAAGTCATTTGGCTACTATGTAAACGGAGTTTATACCAAAGAATAAACGCATAACATTTAAAAGCAGTTACAATGGAAACGAAAGCAATAGCAACAAAATTTGTCAGCCACGAAGTGCCCGAATTGGAAACGCTGAAAACCGCAAAGGCTTATCAGTTAAGGGAAAAACTGAACAAGGGCGAGAAGTTGAGCAGAGCCGATAAAAATTGGATTGCAAGAGAAGTAAACTACAATGGTTTTTTCCGCACAGCTATTCCCCTAATGGGTTATAGGTTTGGGTTTGAGGATATTCTAAAAACCTATGTAGTGAAACAGTACGGAAGTTGGCACGAATACAATGCACCCGACAAAACGAGCCTACGCAGTTTTATTTATGGCAGGATAGACGAGATAGCAGAAATCACAAATTAACGAACACATTAAAATTTCAGAACAATGAACACAAATTTTTTCAATCAGATAGCACAGTTGGATTTTACAGGTAATTTACAACTGACAATAACCAAAGGCACGGAAAACAACCTAATCGTAACTGTATTGCTCAATAATGAGCAATGCGGAGATAGTGCAAAAAACCTCATTCCCCCTTTGACATTCAACGCCACACCGCAGGAGTTTGACGAGGGATTTTTTGAGCAGATAACCGCACCTATCAAAACCATATCGGGCGTAATGGTAGATATGGAAGCCTTTATGAAGCAAATGGAAATCGTCAAACTGCAATCCGAAGCGGAAAAGCAGAAAGCCGAGAAAGCTAAAAAGGAAAAAGAAGCCAAAGACAAGAAGTACAAAGACGGTATGGCAAAGGCAGACGAGTTGGAAAAAGAGGGCAAGTTCCGTGAAGCGTGGATAAAAGTACCCGACATTTCGGAGTTTCCCGAAAAAGCGGACGAGATACGCAAACGCAAATCTTCACTATCTGCAAAGTTTGCTACACCCGACCTATTCGTAACAATGGGAGCAACAGAAGAAGCACCGACACAAGCGGAAGAAGTTACAGCAGATTATCCCATTGACGAAACAGGCGAAGAAGAATAGTATTTAACCCAAAAATCAAAAGTTATGTTATTAGCAACAGTATTACCGAGAGTTTTTATACTCAAAGATAAAGGACAGGACATCAGACTGACCGACCCCGAAGCACGGTGGAGCGTGGAAGCTGTAATGAATTATTACGCCAATATGTACCCGATTTTGACGACTGCAAAAGTATCAGCACCGAAGATAAAAGACGATGCAGTCGAATATCATTTTGAGAGCGTAATGGGTACGAAAGGATAATTTAAAACCGTAAAACAATGAACTATGCAACGCAAAATCATATCGGGAACAATCAGCATACCCGAACAGCAACGGCAACAGAAGTTGCACCAACAGTTAGGCGAGTTCGCACAATGGATGCAAAAACCAAAAGACGCAGACCAAGTGCGGAAAGACAAACGGAAATCCGTACCGATAGCAATGCTACCAATGGTTTTCTAAAGTGTACGTTTCTGCCTAAACTGAAAACGGCACAATCTGTACAGGCTTGTCAGAAAACGGAAAGGGATTTTTATCAGTCCCTTTCCAAACTTGCCGAGCATTACAGCATTGAGCCAATGCCGACCCGACAAGAATACGCCTTTCCTTACAATATTGTATTGGCTATGTGGGATATGAACACCCAACAGAAGCGGACAAATATAAATTGGGACGGCTTTAAATTGGTACAGGACAGCAGGAAAACCTATTTTGTAACTGACGAACGATTTAAAACCAATACAACGCTTTTCTATATTCCTATAATACCGCTTTTCAGAATGTTGCAGGACAAACAGCGGAAGCAATCGGCACAGTTACTTTTATCGGTATGCAGTTATTTATACCATTTTGCCCGAATACCGTATTACAGGGACGAAAACACCTACTTATATGAGTTGTACGAAATGTATAAGGATTGGGCAGAATACGGAGAAGCGGAAGAAAGCGAGTGTAATAAAAAAGAGATTGAACAATCCGAAATGATGGGCGACAAAATGGAATTAGAAATATCTGACCGCACCAATTTAGATAAGTTTGAACAGCGTTTGAGCCAATTTAATAGCCGTGATACATTCGACAAAGAATGTTGGCAGATAGCGTGTAACGTCTTTGCTCTATACACGGAATACCCGAACACAAGTATTTTCAGAAATGCACCAATGCCCGAACAAGACCCATACGATGACGACAGTATCGAATATGTAGGAATGGAAAGGTACATTTCATTCGTGGCAGATACCAAAGGTTGGTTATTTGAAAGCCTTGTCGAAAGTATCAATTCAGACTTTAACGAGT belongs to Chryseobacterium gleum and includes:
- a CDS encoding AraC family transcriptional regulator; this translates as MNTNDSIKIDELKKPYFVWFEENWVHDDVFHHHQKGQLVYVESGFQYITIEEKIYLLPQNHAVWIPPNAVHKTNSHSEKIKLMIMFADISTDNPFYHEISVFSVPPVLKEMIKYSEKWSKLMISDYNETLFLKTLFNELPQFVKHSLTLHICLPKDKRLTKVIEHLHSHYLNEIKMEDLSDAAFLSFRTLERIFKKETGLTLSKYQQMLRIIKSLELLSSGTLTISETAYEVGYKSVQAFTRSFQAVMQFRPTDFIKTIQ
- a CDS encoding site-specific integrase, producing MEQTKRSTFKLLFYLKKNEPKKNGNAPIMARITIDGVPKTFGTKLEINADNWDLKFGRVLGKSAEALKVNKKLDNIRGRIDTIYEDMLKHEGFATSQKVKLSFLGVGVMDDAILKVFNDQNEQFKKLVEKEERSEGTYNKYITVYNHLSNFIELRYHRDDMAFRELNNDFIREFDFYLRYDLQLSHNTIWVYTMPVLALAELAIKKGLIRDYPFEDYEISMEETDRGYILKEDVEKLMLSKPPHKRYEVVKDLFIFSCFTGLAYADIKKLKRSNIQSFFDGHQWIISRRKKSDVASNVRLMDIPKRIIEKYIGTTRNEFIFPIPTNATCNKHVAKLIENAEIITEQKVTFHTARHTFGTMFLTEGVPLESLSKMMGHKNISTTQIYAKITSQKISKDMDLVTPKFKAMEEAFLMAI
- a CDS encoding single-stranded DNA-binding protein; amino-acid sequence: MNITGRLTRNAEVRTLSNEKQVVNFSVAVNDGYKNRQGEWVEQTAYFDCAYWISANVARLLTKGTLVELTGRVSTRAWTGKDGEARAGLNFHTSQIKLHGGGNRAETVQATAQYENNGFTAEGTEDDLPF
- a CDS encoding reverse transcriptase/maturase family protein, yielding MRNPESVLNSLSKHSRISGYKFERLYRILFNVEMYYTAYQKIYAKAGNMTKGSNDTTIDGMSLQRIEKLIDTIRDETYQPNPSRRVYIAKKNGQKRPLGIPSFDDKLVQEVIRMILEAIFEKQFEYSSHGFRPQRSCHTALVQVKKTFSGAAWFIEGDIKGFFDNINHEVLLNILRERITDDRFIRLIRKFLNAGYIEDWVYHRTYSGTPQGGIISPILANIYLDKLDKYMKDYATRFDKGKRRQITKIAKNNVYRKSYLLGKLKLEKDENERVLLKKEIRMLEIKRLSIERCNEMDANYRRLKYVRYADDFIIGVIGSKDECKLIKEDIKNFLNEKLKLSLSDEKTLITHSKKPAIFLGYEITVQRSDLRMRDKNGFLKKAHNKRVMLRVSRSTILKKLLYYRRVQVKYHNGKEVWKPLHRGSLINNDDLEILTRYNSEVRGFYNYYSLVNNLKQINHFGYIMEYSLYRTFAAKYKSSVHKILNKYMHDKDFTVFYKNKKGKTLKRVFYNKGFKRNTEAIKDNKVDNHPDVYFTRSITSLIDRLKAEKCELCEANGQLEMHHIRKMKDVEGKQPWELVMMARRRKTLAVCHDCHRKIHNGE
- a CDS encoding PRTRC system protein E yields the protein MNTNFFNQIAQLDFTGNLQLTITKGTENNLIVTVLLNNEQCGDSAKNLIPPLTFNATPQEFDEGFFEQITAPIKTISGVMVDMEAFMKQMEIVKLQSEAEKQKAEKAKKEKEAKDKKYKDGMAKADELEKEGKFREAWIKVPDISEFPEKADEIRKRKSSLSAKFATPDLFVTMGATEEAPTQAEEVTADYPIDETGEEE
- a CDS encoding PRTRC system protein C; translated protein: MLLATVLPRVFILKDKGQDIRLTDPEARWSVEAVMNYYANMYPILTTAKVSAPKIKDDAVEYHFESVMGTKG